The sequence cgctgggctgcagggagcagacaagggctcagcaggggacgccgggctgcagggagcgggaggggggctcagcaggggacgccgggctgcagggagcaggcaagGGCTCAGCAGGGGACGCCGGGCTGCAGGGGACaggcggggggctcagcagggggcgcagtgctgcagggagcgggaggggggctcagcagggggcgctgggctgcagggggcggacggggggctcagtagggggcgctgggctgcagggagcagacaagggctcagcaggggacgccgggctgcagggagcaggaggggggctcagcagggggcgccgggctgcagggagtgggaggggggctcagcagggggcgctgggctgcagggagcgggaggggggctcagcagggggcgctgggctgcagggagcagacaagggctcagcaggggatgccgggctgcagggagcaggaggggggctcagtagggggcgccgggctgcaggggacaggcggggggctcagcagggggcgcagtgctgcagggagcgggaggggggctcagcagggggcgccgggctgcagggagtgggaggggggctcagcagggggcgctgggctgcagggagcgggaggggggctcagcagggggcaccgggctgcagggagcaggcaagGGCTCAGCAGGGGACGCCGGGCTGCAGGGGACaggcggggggctcagcagggggcgcagtgctgcagggagcgggaggggggctcagcagggggcgctgggctgcagggagcagacaagggctcagcaggggacaccgggctgcagggagcgggaggggggctcagcagggggcgccaggctgcagggagtgggaggggggctcagcagggggcgctgggctgcagggagcagacaagggctcagcagggggcgctgggctgcagggagcagacaagggctcagcaggggacgccgggctgcagggggcgggcagggggctcagcagggggcgctgttcACATTCTTTCTTGCACCAGGCCCCCCAGTAGGTCAGCCCCAGGGCTGCGTGGGGCGCTGCGTAGCCTggctctgcagcctggggggcgCGGCGCAGCAGGTGCCGGAGCCAGGTGTGGACAAGGAGGCCGAGGAGACACTGCCGGACATCACGGAGCAGCCAACCTGGAGCCGGGTCGTCAACCTCAACGCCATCGCCATGATGGCCGTCGCCCTCTTCCTGTGGGGCTATTACGCCTGAGCCACTGCCCGCACCCCCACCTCTGCCATGCGGAGCCCCTCCCCCGGGTCTGAGCCCCACCGCAGGGAACCCACGGCAGCTTCTGCCTCTGCCACGGGGAACCCACAGCACCTCGGCCCCCCACTGCCGCCAAATAAACCCTTTTTCCCTTCCCCCGTTCCTgtagcccccacccccgcccccactgcacCCTCTGTCCAATGTGGCCTCTCCCTGTGGTGGGGTCCCCTCTGCCCTATGCCatcgtccccctccccccccggcactGTGCACCTCAGCTGTCAATGAGCGGCTTGTgtacaccccttcccccacccccaaggtatTCTCTGGGGGCTCCCCTCCCGCCCAAACCCAGTGCTGCGACCACAGGAAGAGGGTGGAAATGGGAGGGGGACAGCATGGCCCCCAACCTCTCACcgaccccccagcccagcctcccaCCAGGTACCCCCCATGAAACTCAGGCTGGGAAGAGCGTGGAGGGAAAGCAATAGACAAATAAATGAATGGGAAACTCCAGCCAGTGTTTGCTTTTCTGGGAGGGagctggcgccccctagaggggaaaggccccgggtCCCATTCCTcaccccccagagccagccaatcCCCTAGCCCAGGGCCGGATCACAGCCAGCGCCCcgtagaggggaaaggccccaggcATTCTCcatccccctgagccagccaatcCCCAAGCCCAGGGCCGGAtcggagccagcaccccctagaggggaaaggccccaggtcccgttccccacccccccgagccagccaatCCCCTAGCCCAGGGCCGGAtcggagccagcaccccctagaggggaaaggccccaggtcccggtccccccccccccccccgagccagccaatCCCCTAGCCCAGGGCCGGAtcggagccagcaccccctagaggggaaaggccccaggtcccgttccccacccccccgagccagccaatCCCCTAGCCCAGGGCCGGATCACAGCCGGCACCCCCTAAAGGGGAAAGGCCCCAGGtcccgttccccacccccccgagccagccaatCCCCTAGCCCAGGGCCGGATCACAGCCGGCACCCCCTAAAGGGGAAAGGCCCCAGGtcccgttccccacccccccgagccagccaatCCCCTAGCCCAGGGCCGGATCACAGCCAGTGCCCtttagaggggaaaggccccaggtcccgttccccacccccccgagccagccaatCCCCTAGCCCAGGGCCGGATCACAGCCGGCACCCCCTAAAGGGGAAAGGCCCCAGGtcccgttccccacccccccgagccagccaatCCCCTAGCCCAGGGCCGGATCACAGCCAGCGCCCtttagaggggaaaggccctaaGTCCCGTTCCCCACCACAAACGCACTAGGACAAACAGGCTGTATATGAAAATAGAAAGGTCTATTTCAGAGCTATTCTGCCCCCTGGCGTTCAGACCGCCTtatggggatgggatgggatgcagGGGCCGGGGCGGCAGAGAGGATTGTACAAAAGTTTCCCCCCAGATTTCAACCCCAAAGGATCTGGGAAGGAGCTCCCCAGAGCCCCATTCACATCATCCCCCATGGGAATTAAGGGGGGGCCTCGGATCCACCCCCATACCCTCACCGCTGAATCTGGTACTCCCCCACTTAAAACCAAGTATCTTCTTTTTACCCCCATTGGAATTAAAGATGGGGGGCCACAGATTCACCCCATATTCCCTCACTGGAAAGTGGGGTCCCTTCTCCTAGTATGGGGGGGCTCTCGGTTCCCCATCTTGAAAGTAGGTTCCTCATGCTCCTGCCTCCAAAAATCCCATCCCCTGCTAAGATCAGGGTCCCACCTATGTTTCCTCCATGGCTCTTAAGGGGTGTCAAAGCCCCCCACATTCCCCAGCAGAAAGCTGAAGGGGCTATTGGGATGGGggactcttcccttccccccagtaaAGAGGGGTCCAATTCTCCCATCTGAAGTGGGGGTTTCCCTTCTCCCACAAGTCTGGTGTCTCCTCCCTGTTACCCAACTGAATCTGGGGTGTCTCCCCCATGGCAGTGAAGGGGTTCTGCAATCTCCCCAGGAAAGCGGGGTCCCGCCCGGAAATGGGGGCCTGCTCCTCTGCCCGCCGCGTCACAGGCTGCCCAGCGCCTGCCCCACCCGCACCCTGCGCCCAGCACTGGCGCGGAAGCCAAAGCGCCGGGGCCCCTGGAAGAGGAGGACGATGGTGGAGCCCAGGTTGAACTcgcccaggccagcccccttgGGGGCGGGGACTCCAGCTGGCTCCGCCCAGGCCAAGTAGCTGCAGTCATGGTAGCAGCCCTGCACGTGACGGGCACAATTGGTGCGAAGGTCCTGCCGGAGAGAAAGGGGGCCACGGTTACCACGGTGACGGGCACCCCCCGACGCCACGTCTGCTCTGGTTTGCAGGAGCCATGTGACTGTgcgctcaccccccccccacatgcgaTCCCACGGGAGCACGTGCTcactagcccccccccccacgtgcaATCCCACCAAAGCATATGCTCACCAGGCCCCCCCACATGCAATCCTATGGGAGCACATGCTAACCGGGGGCCCCCCACGTGCAATCTCACAAGCGCCTGCACACTCACCAGGGCCCCCCCCTTGTCTGATCCCACAAATATGTGCGCGCTCACCAGGGGCTCCCCCACATGAGATTCCACAAGCACACACAGGCTCACCAGGGCCCCCCCACATGCAATCCCATGAGCCTGTGCATGCTCACCAGGAcaccccccccgcaacccccacAAGCGCACACGCTCACCAAGGACCCCATCAGGACACCAGAGGGCTGCCCCCCTCtccagggctcccagctccctctgcccccagccctaccTGGTCGCAGTAGATGCGGATGGAGCCCACGTTGGTGGCCCCCACGGCAGTCAGGGAGAAGAAGCCGTGGGCCCACTCCCCGCTCAGCACCACCCGCTCGTTGTGGCAGAACAGCCCCGGGATCCAGCGCACCACACTCGGGCTCACCGACATCAGGGACCCTGCCACGGACGGGcacggggcagggcagggcaggcagacagatgggagggaagaggagacccCAGCGTGAGTGACAACCGGGtccatgccccccgcccccccagcctgctcccccccTCAGCTGTGCCGTACCAGGGAAGTGCCGGCGGTGCTGGATGTGCCAGTTGGTGGGCGAGTGGAAGCGGTGGTAGTCGCCCGGCGCCAGATAGATGACGCACTGATAGAGCCGATGCCCCCGGTGCCACCGTGGGGAGAGACCCCGGCCTGGGGGAGAGAGACGGACAGCAAAGGGTTAATTGGGGCCTGCCTTGGATTGGGGGAGACACACCCCACATTGGCCCTCCAGCATGGCCCCCTTGGGGCCCAGATTGGCCCCTGGGATCTATCCCAGCCACCCCCCCTGGATTGgatcctgggcccagccccccaccgtcagcccacccccaaccccttgctcacCCCCATCTTCCCTCCAGTCCTGGGGCCCGAGGAAGCTCTCCAGGGAGTACGTCACCCCCTTCACCTGCTCCAGGCGGCTCCTCCGCACCCGGCCCAGGTGCACGATGCAGCCGTCCGCCGGGCTGACCTGCAACCAGCCGGGACAGGATGAGAAGCGGGGATGGCCTCACAAGGGGATTCACGACGGCAGGCCAGGGCGGTCACACCTGTGGCAGCTGAGCGAAGATGGGGGAGCTCCCAATCCCCAGGGAGCAGCGCCCtggggaaggcaggggcagggctctggggagggcCCATGCCGGCCCGTGCACAGACAGTGCAAAGCTCTCGTGAAGAGCCAGGCTGTGAAGGCACCCGGCCCGGAGCCCCGGGGAACGCGCTTGTGTCTCGCACGTGCGGGAGGCTCAAGTGCCGTGGCTGGCACGGCCATGTTGAGCGGTGGCCAACGCCAGCTCGGGGCACTGCTGGGCACACGGCAGGCGGGTAGGTCTGGGACCCTGGTGAGCCTGGCCTCAAGGAGGGACGTGCATGTGTACTGCCACTGTGGGCATCCCCACGAACCATGTCAAAGGGGTGTCTCGGGGCTGGAAGACCCATGACATGGGGCACCTGGGGGAGGGGCCAATGAGACATAccatgttggggtgggggtgggacataCCATAATTGTACAGGAGGGGTGGGACATACCATGCCATGGCGGGAGGAGAACAAAATGAGACCTATCATATTttagggggtgcaggagtggaaTGTAACCATAccgtggaatcatagaatcatagaatatcagggttggaagggaccccagaaggtcatctagtccaaccccctgctcatagcaggaccaattcccagttaaatcatcccagccagggctttgtcaagcctgaccttaaaaaaacctctaaggaaggagattccaccacctccctaggtaacgcattccagtgtttcaccaccctcttagtgaaaaagtttttcctaatatccaatctaaacctcccccactgcaacttgagaccattactcctcgttctgtcatctgctaccattgagaacagtctagagccatcctctttggaaccccctttcaggtagttgaaagcagctatcaaatcccccctcattcttctcttctgcagactaaacaatcccagctccctcagcctctcctcataactcatgtgttccagtcccctaatcatttttgttgccctccgctggactctctccaatttatccacatccttcttgtagtgtgggtcccaaaactggacacagtactccagatgaggcctcaccaatgtcgaatagaggggaacgatcacgtccctcgatctgctcgctatgcccctacttatacatcccaaaatgccattggccttcttggcaacaagggcacactgctgactcatatccagcttctcgtccactgtcacccctaggtccttttccgcagaactgctgcctagccattcggtccctagtctgtagctgtgcattgggttcttccgtcctaagtgca comes from Lepidochelys kempii isolate rLepKem1 chromosome 6, rLepKem1.hap2, whole genome shotgun sequence and encodes:
- the LOC140913683 gene encoding phosphatidylserine decarboxylase proenzyme, mitochondrial-like isoform X1, with translation MAIPRLSLRRHLPQMPGHALRLRSWQILKPLTHAGLQPTSKAVYRRAPTRLLSRLWGVLTGLALPRWLRRPLLALYVWAFSVNMAEAAEEDLSSYRSLGELFRRPLKPWVRPIAPHEMVSPADGCIVHLGRVRRSRLEQVKGVTYSLESFLGPQDWREDGGRGLSPRWHRGHRLYQCVIYLAPGDYHRFHSPTNWHIQHRRHFPGSLMSVSPSVVRWIPGLFCHNERVVLSGEWAHGFFSLTAVGATNVGSIRIYCDQDLRTNCARHVQGCYHDCSYLAWAEPAGVPAPKGAGLGEFNLGSTIVLLFQGPRRFGFRASAGRRVRVGQALGSL
- the LOC140913683 gene encoding phosphatidylserine decarboxylase proenzyme, mitochondrial-like isoform X2, translating into MAIAEHWRGGRDRSGPATPLLPAVYRRAPTRLLSRLWGVLTGLALPRWLRRPLLALYVWAFSVNMAEAAEEDLSSYRSLGELFRRPLKPWVRPIAPHEMVSPADGCIVHLGRVRRSRLEQVKGVTYSLESFLGPQDWREDGGRGLSPRWHRGHRLYQCVIYLAPGDYHRFHSPTNWHIQHRRHFPGSLMSVSPSVVRWIPGLFCHNERVVLSGEWAHGFFSLTAVGATNVGSIRIYCDQDLRTNCARHVQGCYHDCSYLAWAEPAGVPAPKGAGLGEFNLGSTIVLLFQGPRRFGFRASAGRRVRVGQALGSL